One part of the Neodiprion virginianus isolate iyNeoVirg1 chromosome 3, iyNeoVirg1.1, whole genome shotgun sequence genome encodes these proteins:
- the LOC124299612 gene encoding uncharacterized protein LOC124299612 translates to MRIALSRFRVPGSLSPGSCALGRLPGQTRLPRQALGGFCAPGPFPGATRVPGQALRGTCAPCPLPVEIRLQGLALVVCAFQVGYLVELDFRDKRCVVFARQVRYLVELEFEDERSVVSALEVYHLMKLEFQDKSSVVSALRVSYLVKLDFQDKRSVVSTIQVHFLVQLEFQDKRSVVPALQVCDLVKLGFRDKRSVVSTLQVRYLVKLEIQDKRYVVPALLVSYLMKLDFRDKRYVGFPLQIRCPLKLDSRGMRWTRRTRICARVRGIIQGGQRELRVVEVDEEEENEGDEENKVDEKDEDFCTV, encoded by the exons atgagaattGCGCTCagcagatttcgagtaccgggttctctgtctcctggatcctgcgctctGGGTCGGCTACCTGGTCaaactcgacttccaagaCAAGCGCTCGGtggtttctgcgctccaggtccgttTCCTGGTGCcactcgagttccaggacaagcgctccgcgGTACCTGCGCTCCATGTCCGCTACCTGTTGAAATTCGACTTCAGGGACTAGCGCTCGTAGTTTGTGCGTTCCAGGTCGGCTACCTGGTAGAACTtgacttcagggacaagcgctGCGTAGTTTTTGCGCgccaggtccgctacctggtagAACTCGAGTTCGAGGAcgagcgctccgtagtttctgcgctcgAGGTGTACCACCTGAtgaaactcgagttccaggacaaaAGTTCCGTAGTTTCTGCACTCCGGGTGTCCTACCtcgtgaaactcgacttccaagaCAAGCGATCCGTAGTTTCTACTATCCAGGTTCATTTCCTGGTGCAACTtgagttccaggacaagcgctccgtggttcctgcgctccaggtctgtgacctggtgaaactcggcTTCAGGGATAaacgctccgtagtttctacgctccaggtacgctacctggtgaagCTCGAGATCCAGGACAAGCGATacgtggttcctgcgctcctgGTCAGTTACCtgatgaaactcgacttcagggacaagcgctATGTAGGTTTTCCACTACAAATCCGCTGCCCGCTGAAGCTCGACTCTCGGGGGATGAGGTGGACtaggaggacgaggatttgtgcacg tgTTCGAGGTATAATCCAAGGTGGTCAGAGGGAATTGCGGGTGgtcgaggtggacgaggaggaggaaaacgagggagacgaggagaacaaggtggacgagaaggacgaggatttctgcacg gtataa